The following are encoded together in the bacterium genome:
- a CDS encoding glycosyltransferase family 39 protein → MPAPEPRAQASPPGALLAVAVAATALIGARLWEGDLHQDQVLYAAVAERARTGGDWLHLHFGDDPYWKKPPLMFWAVAAFFELLGPTALAARLVPAALGVATCVLVAALGRRLFGEPAGLLAGLALATTPPFFRNAAALSLDPAVGAGTLAALLCWLRGVEHGRRRDFVLAGVAFGLVVLAKGTFGLLAPFVLVLWCLTHGRRRDLASPGVLLSALVATAIFLPWHLEQLRTYGPDFLRVYLGQEVLERAVGNLELGVKPVSYPLTLLRDAAPWVPSMLLGVWLALRRARGGDRAARFVLAWALGYLALITLSAGQRPQYLLPLYPATSLLAGLGTAALLPAAWTPHLPRVVAIAFAALGVALCVLPITIHRPRYDALRALGPLLPPDGTPLVGFRTSLQLRAASQLYLGRDLRPRRLPELRATSDGLVLAERSVAQPLVDAGFVRVHANERYVLLRSPPGS, encoded by the coding sequence GTGCCCGCTCCGGAGCCGCGCGCGCAAGCGTCCCCCCCTGGCGCGCTGCTCGCGGTCGCGGTGGCCGCGACGGCGCTGATCGGTGCGCGTCTCTGGGAAGGTGACCTGCACCAGGACCAGGTGCTCTATGCCGCCGTCGCCGAGCGCGCGCGCACGGGCGGGGACTGGCTGCACCTCCACTTCGGCGACGACCCGTACTGGAAGAAGCCGCCGTTGATGTTCTGGGCGGTCGCGGCGTTCTTCGAGCTGCTCGGGCCGACGGCGCTCGCGGCGCGTCTCGTGCCGGCGGCGCTCGGCGTGGCGACCTGCGTCCTCGTCGCCGCGCTCGGGCGGCGGCTCTTCGGCGAGCCGGCCGGTCTGCTCGCCGGGCTCGCGCTCGCGACCACGCCGCCGTTCTTCCGCAACGCTGCAGCGCTGAGCCTCGATCCCGCCGTCGGCGCCGGCACCCTGGCGGCGCTCCTGTGCTGGCTGCGCGGCGTCGAGCACGGCCGGCGTCGCGACTTCGTGCTGGCGGGCGTGGCGTTCGGCCTCGTCGTGCTCGCGAAGGGCACGTTCGGGCTGCTCGCGCCGTTCGTGCTGGTGCTCTGGTGCCTGACGCATGGGCGCCGGCGCGACCTCGCGTCGCCCGGCGTGCTGCTCTCCGCGCTGGTGGCGACGGCGATCTTCCTGCCCTGGCATCTCGAGCAGCTGCGGACGTACGGTCCCGACTTCCTGCGCGTGTACCTCGGCCAGGAGGTGCTGGAGCGCGCGGTCGGCAACCTCGAGCTCGGCGTCAAGCCGGTCTCGTATCCGCTCACGCTCCTGCGCGACGCCGCGCCGTGGGTGCCGTCGATGCTGCTCGGCGTCTGGCTGGCGCTGCGGCGCGCGCGCGGCGGCGATCGCGCCGCACGCTTCGTCCTCGCATGGGCGCTCGGCTACCTGGCGCTCATCACGCTCTCGGCGGGGCAGCGCCCCCAGTATCTGCTGCCGCTGTACCCGGCGACGTCGCTCCTCGCCGGGCTCGGGACGGCGGCGCTCCTGCCGGCCGCGTGGACGCCGCATCTGCCGCGCGTCGTCGCCATCGCCTTCGCGGCGCTGGGCGTCGCCCTGTGCGTGCTGCCGATCACGATCCATCGGCCGCGCTACGACGCCCTGCGGGCGCTCGGGCCGCTCCTGCCGCCCGACGGCACGCCGCTCGTGGGGTTCCGTACCAGCCTCCAGCTGCGGGCGGCGAGCCAGCTCTACCTCGGGCGTGATCTCCGCCCGCGCCGGCTGCCCGAGCTGCGCGCGACCAGCGACGGGCTCGTCCTCGCCGAGCGGAGCGTCGCGCAGCCCCTCGTCGACGCGGGCTTCGTGCGCGTGCACGCGAACGAGCGCTACGTGCTGCTGCGCTCGCCGCCCGGCTCCTGA
- a CDS encoding glutamine--tRNA ligase/YqeY domain fusion protein: MSEAPSDFIRDIVAADLASGKVRRVITRFPPEPNGYLHIGHAKSICLNFGVAQEFGGACNLRFDDTNPTKEDVEYVDAIRRDVRWLGFAYDDRLFYASDYFARLYELAVGLVKDGKAYVDSSPADEIRRLRGTLTEPGTNGPFRDRPIDESLDLFARMKAGEFPDGAHVLRAKIDMASPNMNLRDPVLYRIRHAHHHRTGDAWCIYPMYDFAHPLSDAIEGVTHSICTLEFEDHRPLYDWLVENCRTPERPFQYEFARLNLTYTVMSKRKLLQLVAEGHVAGWDDPRMPTLSAMRRRGVPPEAIRTFCAAIGVAKRNSLVDVAMLEHAIRDELNRTAPRVMAVLRPLKVIVENWEDGRVEELAAVNNPEDPEQGTRRVPFGRELWIEQDDFREVPPPKYFRLSPGKEVRLRWAYYLKCVGVEKGADGTVTALRCTIDPATRGGNAPDGRKVKATIHWVSAAHAQDAEVRLYDRLFTVEDPGGDDWLAQVNPAALERLPAAKLEPSLATAAPGTRVQFERMGYFALDTVDATPACPVWNRIVTLKDTWARIEKRGG; encoded by the coding sequence ATGTCCGAGGCGCCGAGCGACTTCATCCGCGACATCGTCGCGGCGGACCTGGCGAGCGGGAAGGTCCGCCGGGTGATCACGCGCTTCCCCCCCGAGCCGAACGGCTACCTCCACATCGGGCACGCGAAGAGCATCTGCCTCAACTTCGGGGTCGCGCAGGAGTTCGGCGGCGCCTGCAACCTGCGCTTCGACGACACGAACCCCACGAAGGAGGACGTCGAGTACGTCGACGCGATCCGGCGCGACGTCCGCTGGCTCGGCTTCGCGTACGACGACCGGCTCTTCTACGCCTCCGACTACTTCGCACGGCTCTACGAGCTCGCCGTCGGGCTGGTGAAGGACGGCAAGGCCTACGTCGACTCGAGCCCCGCCGACGAGATCCGCCGCCTGCGCGGCACGCTCACCGAGCCCGGCACGAACGGCCCCTTCCGCGATCGCCCGATCGACGAGAGCCTCGACCTGTTCGCGCGCATGAAGGCCGGCGAGTTCCCCGACGGCGCGCACGTGCTGCGCGCGAAGATCGACATGGCGTCGCCGAACATGAACCTGCGCGACCCGGTCCTCTACCGCATCCGGCATGCGCATCATCACCGCACCGGCGACGCGTGGTGCATCTACCCGATGTACGACTTCGCGCATCCGCTCTCGGACGCCATCGAGGGCGTCACGCATTCGATCTGCACGCTCGAGTTCGAGGACCATCGGCCGCTCTACGACTGGCTGGTCGAGAACTGCCGGACGCCGGAGCGTCCGTTCCAGTACGAGTTCGCGCGCCTGAACCTCACCTATACGGTGATGAGCAAGCGCAAGCTCCTCCAGCTCGTCGCCGAGGGACACGTCGCCGGCTGGGACGACCCGCGCATGCCGACGCTCTCGGCCATGCGTCGGCGCGGCGTGCCGCCCGAGGCCATTCGCACGTTCTGCGCCGCGATCGGCGTCGCCAAGCGCAACAGCCTCGTCGACGTGGCGATGCTGGAGCACGCCATCCGCGACGAGTTGAACCGCACCGCGCCGCGCGTGATGGCCGTCCTGCGGCCGCTCAAGGTGATCGTCGAGAACTGGGAGGACGGGCGCGTCGAGGAGCTCGCGGCGGTGAACAACCCGGAGGATCCGGAGCAGGGCACCCGGCGGGTGCCGTTCGGGCGCGAGCTGTGGATCGAGCAGGACGACTTCCGCGAGGTGCCGCCGCCGAAGTACTTCCGCCTGTCGCCGGGGAAGGAGGTGCGGCTGCGCTGGGCGTACTATCTGAAGTGCGTCGGCGTGGAGAAGGGCGCCGACGGCACCGTCACGGCGCTGCGCTGCACGATCGACCCCGCCACCCGCGGCGGCAACGCCCCCGACGGCCGCAAGGTGAAGGCGACGATCCACTGGGTGTCGGCGGCGCACGCGCAGGACGCCGAGGTGCGCCTCTACGACCGCCTCTTCACGGTCGAGGATCCCGGCGGCGACGACTGGCTGGCGCAGGTGAACCCGGCGGCGCTCGAGCGTCTCCCCGCCGCGAAGCTCGAGCCGTCGCTCGCGACCGCGGCGCCCGGGACGCGCGTGCAATTCGAGCGCATGGGCTACTTCGCACTCGACACCGTCGACGCGACACCGGCGTGCCCGGTGTGGAACCGCATCGTCACGCTGAAGGACACCTGGGCGCGCATCGAGAAGCGTGGCGGCTGA
- a CDS encoding TatD family hydrolase: MGSDVGLADVHAHLTHPRLLPDADAIVARAQAAGVTTIVCNGLNPTDNAAVLALAAHHPAIKPGLGLYPVDAVLPELLAIGKDYPRDAEPVPAEEAIAWVRARAGEALAIGEIGLDGHWVPEALWPRQEEVFRAMVRIALDADRPIIVHTRKRERRTLEILDEMGVTRVDWHCFGGKVSLARQIAARGHWMSVPANARRSESFTRMLQTLPREKLLFETDCPYLGPERDAGSEPAHVAGTAAYAAELWGVSVEEVAERTSESFAALFRVTP; encoded by the coding sequence ATGGGGAGTGACGTGGGGCTGGCCGACGTCCACGCGCACCTGACGCACCCGCGGCTCCTGCCCGACGCCGATGCGATCGTCGCGCGCGCGCAGGCCGCGGGCGTCACGACCATCGTCTGCAACGGCCTCAACCCGACCGACAACGCCGCGGTGCTCGCCCTGGCGGCGCACCATCCGGCGATCAAGCCGGGCCTCGGCCTCTATCCGGTCGACGCCGTCCTCCCCGAGCTGCTGGCGATCGGGAAGGACTACCCGCGTGACGCCGAGCCCGTGCCGGCCGAGGAGGCCATCGCCTGGGTGCGGGCGCGCGCCGGCGAGGCGCTCGCGATCGGCGAGATCGGCCTCGACGGTCACTGGGTGCCCGAGGCGCTGTGGCCGCGGCAGGAGGAGGTCTTCCGCGCCATGGTCCGCATCGCGCTCGACGCCGACCGGCCGATCATCGTCCACACCCGCAAGCGCGAGCGCCGCACGCTCGAGATCCTCGACGAGATGGGCGTCACGCGGGTCGACTGGCACTGCTTCGGCGGCAAGGTGAGCCTGGCGCGGCAGATCGCCGCGCGCGGCCACTGGATGTCGGTCCCCGCCAACGCGCGCCGCTCGGAGAGCTTCACGCGCATGCTCCAGACGCTGCCGCGCGAGAAGCTGCTGTTCGAGACGGATTGCCCCTACCTCGGGCCGGAGCGCGACGCGGGCAGCGAGCCGGCGCACGTCGCCGGGACGGCAGCGTACGCTGCGGAGCTGTGGGGGGTGTCGGTCGAGGAGGTCGCGGAGCGTACGAGCGAGAGCTTCGCCGCGCTCTTCCGCGTCACGCCGTGA
- a CDS encoding transglycosylase SLT domain-containing protein has protein sequence MRWRLGSLGLVVVALGGCGTMRGVPTLREPPLAGSRAPAPPAPLGCADHPQIDRWETRLRARPSVERLLARGDAWVPRLEPILADEGLPAPLALLPAVESGFRPAARGRHDDVGLWQLRPAAARRFGLVVTRRRDDRLHPQRATRAAARYLRLLYARYRDWTLALAAYNAGEGRVDRALAAAPRADFWQLAADGHLPATCSEYVPRFLAVLRIAGAHEPCVTAMARTPLHD, from the coding sequence ATGCGGTGGCGGCTGGGCAGCTTGGGACTGGTGGTGGTGGCGCTCGGCGGATGCGGGACCATGCGCGGCGTGCCGACCCTGCGCGAGCCGCCGCTCGCAGGCTCCCGGGCCCCCGCCCCCCCGGCACCGCTCGGCTGTGCGGACCACCCCCAGATCGACCGCTGGGAGACACGCCTGCGCGCACGGCCATCGGTGGAGCGCCTGCTCGCGCGCGGCGACGCCTGGGTGCCGCGGCTGGAGCCGATCCTCGCCGACGAGGGTCTGCCCGCGCCGCTGGCGCTCCTGCCCGCGGTCGAGAGCGGCTTCCGGCCGGCAGCACGCGGCCGGCACGACGACGTCGGCCTGTGGCAGCTGCGGCCGGCCGCAGCCCGGCGCTTCGGCCTCGTGGTCACCCGTCGACGCGACGACCGCCTGCACCCGCAGCGTGCGACCCGCGCCGCGGCCCGCTACCTGCGCCTGCTCTACGCGCGCTACCGCGACTGGACGCTGGCACTCGCCGCCTACAACGCCGGCGAAGGTCGCGTCGACCGCGCGCTCGCCGCGGCACCCCGTGCCGACTTCTGGCAGCTCGCCGCCGACGGCCATCTCCCGGCGACGTGCTCCGAGTACGTGCCGCGCTTCCTCGCCGTGCTCCGCATCGCCGGCGCACACGAGCCGTGCGTGACGGCGATGGCGCGCACACCCCTGCACGACTGA
- a CDS encoding MFS transporter: MSQPPASRRALLAWALYDWAASSHATVVETFVFAAYFTRSVATDETVGTAQWGNTIGVAGLVVALAGPILGAITDRGGRRKPWIAACTGLSVAATAALWLVRPDPAWAPFGLLMVALATIGAELAFVPYNAMLPDLAPAARLGRWSGWAWGLGYAGGVACLLVALWLVQGGAVTLGLPGDAAGPVRATFLLTAVWFGVFALPLFLWTPDLAAPRMRMAAAVREGLGQLGASLRRLRGRRVVLRFLVARMIYIDGLATVFALGGVYAAGTFDMSEKEVLLFGIALNATSGIGAAAFAFLDDRLGPRTVIVASLVGLVLCLLAALLARTPPGFWAAGMALGLFVGPVQASSRSLLARLAPPELRAELFGLYALSGKVTAFLGPILVGWLTLAAGSQRVGFAVVLAFFVVGLALMRRVPADAAAPPG, from the coding sequence GTGTCCCAACCGCCCGCGTCGCGCCGCGCGCTCCTCGCCTGGGCGCTCTATGACTGGGCCGCGTCGAGCCATGCGACGGTGGTCGAGACCTTCGTCTTCGCGGCCTACTTCACGCGCAGCGTGGCCACGGACGAGACGGTCGGCACGGCGCAATGGGGCAACACCATCGGCGTCGCAGGTCTCGTGGTCGCGCTCGCCGGGCCGATCCTCGGCGCGATCACCGACCGCGGCGGGCGGCGCAAGCCCTGGATCGCCGCCTGCACCGGGCTCTCGGTCGCGGCGACCGCGGCGCTCTGGCTGGTTCGCCCCGATCCGGCGTGGGCGCCGTTCGGTCTCCTCATGGTCGCCCTCGCGACCATCGGCGCGGAGCTGGCCTTCGTGCCCTACAACGCCATGCTGCCCGACCTCGCGCCCGCCGCTCGCCTCGGTCGCTGGTCCGGCTGGGCGTGGGGACTCGGCTACGCGGGCGGCGTCGCCTGCCTGCTCGTGGCGTTGTGGCTCGTGCAGGGCGGGGCGGTGACGCTCGGCCTGCCGGGCGACGCCGCGGGACCGGTGCGCGCGACCTTCCTGCTCACCGCCGTGTGGTTCGGCGTGTTCGCCCTGCCGCTCTTCCTGTGGACGCCCGACCTCGCCGCGCCGCGCATGCGCATGGCGGCGGCGGTGCGCGAGGGGCTGGGCCAGCTCGGCGCGTCGCTGCGCCGCCTGCGCGGACGGCGCGTGGTGCTGCGCTTTCTCGTCGCACGCATGATCTACATCGACGGGCTCGCGACGGTGTTCGCGCTCGGCGGCGTCTATGCCGCAGGCACGTTCGACATGAGCGAGAAGGAGGTGCTGCTCTTCGGCATCGCGCTGAACGCGACCTCGGGGATCGGCGCCGCGGCGTTCGCGTTCCTCGACGATCGGCTCGGTCCGCGCACGGTGATCGTGGCGTCGCTCGTGGGACTCGTCCTCTGCCTCCTCGCGGCGCTGCTCGCGCGCACGCCGCCCGGCTTCTGGGCGGCGGGCATGGCGCTCGGGCTCTTCGTCGGGCCGGTGCAGGCGTCGAGCCGCTCGCTGCTCGCGCGCCTCGCGCCCCCCGAGCTGCGCGCCGAGCTCTTCGGACTCTACGCGCTCTCGGGCAAGGTGACGGCCTTCCTCGGCCCGATCCTCGTCGGCTGGTTGACGCTCGCCGCCGGCAGCCAGCGCGTCGGCTTCGCGGTGGTGCTGGCCTTCTTCGTCGTCGGCCTCGCGCTCATGCGTCGGGTGCCGGCGGACGCCGCGGCGCCACCCGGCTGA
- a CDS encoding acyl-CoA dehydrogenase family protein, whose amino-acid sequence MDFSFSARDLAFADEARRWLEQNLPADWRRDHCWTRVEEPLWIAIARRWQRMLFDGGWAAIAWPREHGGRGATVVERWLFDQALDQVGAPRPPAQSYVDLIGPALLQHGTPAQRTRYVGNMVNGDELWCQGFSEPGAGSDLASLRTRAERRGDEFVVNGQKVWTSHADIADRCFLLCRTEADAPKHKGLSLLLVDMKTPGISVRPLQQMTDDAEFCEVFFEDVRVPAENLLGTPGAGWSIAMGIVAHERGPMWTFVFQRKIRRSLSQLLARLREHPAGAGALRDPLVRQRIAQAHIEVEILRLSGYRSLTTLLRTGHPGPESSMEKVLGSETDQRLQALSLSLFGPYGALRSGPHALDDGGVARHFLYAASETIMGGTSEIQRNVIAQRILGLPR is encoded by the coding sequence ATGGACTTCTCCTTCTCCGCGCGCGACCTCGCCTTCGCCGACGAGGCGCGCCGCTGGCTCGAGCAGAACCTCCCCGCCGACTGGCGCCGCGACCACTGCTGGACGCGGGTGGAGGAGCCGCTGTGGATCGCGATCGCGCGCCGCTGGCAGCGCATGCTGTTCGACGGGGGCTGGGCCGCCATCGCGTGGCCGCGCGAGCACGGCGGCCGCGGTGCGACGGTCGTGGAGCGCTGGCTCTTCGACCAGGCCCTCGATCAGGTCGGCGCGCCGCGGCCGCCGGCGCAGTCCTACGTCGACCTGATCGGTCCTGCCCTGCTCCAGCACGGCACGCCGGCCCAGCGCACGCGCTACGTCGGGAACATGGTGAACGGCGACGAGCTGTGGTGTCAGGGCTTCTCCGAGCCGGGAGCCGGCTCCGACCTCGCTTCGCTGCGCACGCGCGCGGAGCGCCGCGGCGACGAGTTCGTCGTCAACGGCCAGAAGGTGTGGACGAGCCACGCCGACATCGCCGACCGCTGCTTCCTCCTCTGCCGCACGGAAGCCGACGCCCCGAAGCACAAGGGCCTCTCCCTGCTCCTCGTCGACATGAAGACGCCCGGCATCAGCGTGCGGCCGCTGCAGCAGATGACCGACGACGCCGAGTTCTGCGAGGTCTTCTTCGAGGACGTGCGCGTGCCGGCCGAGAATCTGCTCGGCACGCCCGGCGCCGGCTGGAGCATCGCCATGGGCATCGTCGCGCACGAGCGCGGGCCGATGTGGACGTTCGTCTTCCAGCGCAAGATCCGCCGCAGCCTCTCGCAGCTCCTCGCACGCCTGCGCGAGCATCCCGCCGGCGCGGGCGCACTGCGCGACCCTCTCGTTCGCCAACGCATCGCGCAAGCGCACATCGAGGTCGAGATCCTCCGCCTCTCCGGCTACCGCAGCCTGACGACGCTCCTGCGCACCGGCCATCCGGGGCCGGAGAGCTCGATGGAGAAGGTGCTCGGCAGCGAGACCGACCAGCGGCTGCAGGCGCTGTCGCTGTCGCTGTTCGGGCCCTACGGCGCGCTCCGCAGCGGGCCGCACGCGCTCGACGACGGCGGCGTCGCGCGTCATTTCCTCTACGCAGCGTCGGAGACGATCATGGGCGGCACCTCCGAGATCCAGCGCAACGTCATCGCGCAGCGCATTCTCGGTCTGCCGCGCTGA
- a CDS encoding NIPSNAP family protein: MPNRALYLHELIDIVGTGSEPYKAHTAQLGLGRSDGGAPLVGTFQQSGSTGQWPVVVNLWEMEGWDHWATILERQYTRQSGQEPALKTWWTEATTWRSGGFDRILEPAPWSPSRRALLEGGVRGRACLQEIATVRSGTAEQYLDAVHERWLPVAKRHGLALVGAWTTAMRDTEAVLLWCLPDFAALTRHLADVRTAKPGRKWLEHARRWRTDVRETLLVPSPWCVVHPDFAEPASAPPATPPRRARAPRRRAG, encoded by the coding sequence ATGCCGAACCGCGCCCTCTACCTCCACGAGCTCATCGACATCGTCGGCACCGGCTCCGAGCCCTACAAGGCGCACACGGCGCAGCTGGGGCTCGGGCGCAGCGACGGCGGCGCGCCGCTCGTCGGCACGTTCCAGCAGAGCGGGTCGACGGGGCAGTGGCCCGTCGTCGTGAACCTCTGGGAGATGGAGGGCTGGGACCACTGGGCGACCATCCTCGAGCGCCAGTACACCCGGCAGTCGGGGCAGGAGCCGGCGCTGAAGACGTGGTGGACGGAGGCGACGACTTGGCGCTCCGGCGGCTTCGACCGCATCCTCGAGCCGGCGCCGTGGAGCCCGAGCCGCCGCGCGCTCCTCGAGGGCGGCGTGCGCGGCCGCGCCTGCCTCCAGGAGATCGCGACCGTGCGGTCCGGCACCGCGGAGCAGTATCTCGACGCCGTCCACGAGCGCTGGCTGCCGGTCGCCAAGCGCCACGGGCTCGCGCTCGTCGGCGCCTGGACGACCGCGATGCGGGACACCGAGGCGGTGCTGCTCTGGTGCCTGCCCGACTTCGCGGCGCTGACGCGCCATCTCGCCGACGTTCGCACCGCGAAGCCCGGGCGCAAGTGGCTCGAGCACGCGCGCCGGTGGCGCACCGACGTGCGCGAGACGCTGCTCGTGCCGAGCCCGTGGTGCGTCGTCCATCCGGACTTCGCCGAGCCGGCGTCCGCGCCTCCGGCTACGCCGCCGCGGCGCGCCCGAGCACCGCGCCGGCGGGCAGGGTGA
- a CDS encoding PAS domain S-box protein, whose protein sequence is MLAREPPAGPSPSLPRAVARRSRAISSARPAARTLGLVIALFVGITAALLYLTSAQMEILSAVRAYVGGEGLWSKAQKDAVQHLLRYAHTRDDADYARYQDAVGVTLGDRQARIELEKPTPDLAVVAAGFRRGRNHPDDIGGLVMLFRRFRHASYVDEAIRVWTIADGEIARLDHLARAVRARMRSGRSPATPRILPKIDRINERVTPLEDRFSMALAEGARAIKTISIRITFGVALLLLSMGAVVSWMLLARIREWGDKYRHLLDAASDAIVVTDLDTGVILDANRSAEKLTGRTAAELIGMPQELLHAEAERARYREVFLAHAGRGVTTAVDLHVARPDGTRVPVEIRAATTSMGGTRVVQSICRDVTERRLADAELARSRRALEEEARVAGALARVGQQMISSLDTPVLFERLCQLAADLLDGTGSATLLRGADGQGWGAVAVHAARAEDRERLRRTARGFALDPDRFAIVRDEVLELPGGELVMAIHRDADLIGVQVVTRPPDGQGLTPERARIARGLAHVAGIGLENARLVAELEQASRLKSEFVSTMSHELRTPLNVILGYAEMGRDRSIGLDLDDTLSRIEASGRDLLGLIESTLEIGKIEAGRDQVRVEMVPLPAFWAQLGDGCGRLPRKPGVAFDWAKSVPDVVLRTDPRKLVVVVRNLVGNALKFTEQGAVRVTLEATPQGLALRVADTGIGIAPADQQAVFEMFRQVDGSDTRRFGGTGLGLYIVRRFVEQLGGTIVVESALGAGTTFLVTLPAGAVLGRAAAA, encoded by the coding sequence ATGCTAGCTCGCGAGCCCCCCGCCGGCCCTTCCCCCAGCCTTCCGCGCGCCGTCGCCCGGCGCTCGCGGGCGATCAGCTCGGCCCGGCCCGCGGCGCGCACGCTCGGGCTCGTCATCGCGCTGTTCGTCGGGATCACCGCGGCGCTGCTCTACCTCACCAGCGCGCAGATGGAGATCCTCTCCGCGGTGCGCGCCTACGTCGGCGGCGAAGGCCTGTGGTCGAAGGCGCAGAAGGACGCCGTCCAGCATCTCCTGCGCTATGCCCACACGCGCGACGACGCCGACTATGCGCGCTACCAGGACGCCGTCGGCGTCACGCTGGGCGACCGCCAGGCGCGCATCGAGCTGGAGAAGCCGACGCCCGACCTCGCCGTCGTCGCGGCGGGCTTTCGCCGCGGCCGCAACCACCCCGACGACATCGGCGGGCTGGTCATGCTCTTCCGCCGCTTCCGGCACGCGAGCTACGTCGACGAGGCGATCCGCGTCTGGACGATCGCCGACGGCGAGATCGCCCGGCTCGACCATCTCGCGCGTGCGGTGCGTGCCCGCATGCGGTCCGGACGCAGCCCGGCGACGCCGCGCATCCTGCCCAAGATCGACCGCATCAACGAGCGCGTCACGCCGCTCGAGGACCGTTTCTCGATGGCGCTGGCCGAGGGGGCGCGCGCCATCAAGACGATCTCGATCCGCATCACCTTCGGCGTCGCGCTGCTGCTCCTGTCGATGGGCGCCGTCGTGTCGTGGATGCTGCTCGCGCGCATCCGCGAGTGGGGCGACAAGTACCGCCACCTGCTCGACGCCGCCTCCGACGCGATCGTGGTCACCGACCTCGACACCGGCGTCATCCTCGACGCGAACCGCAGCGCCGAGAAGCTCACCGGGCGCACGGCGGCGGAGCTGATCGGGATGCCGCAGGAGCTGCTGCACGCCGAAGCCGAGCGGGCGCGCTACCGCGAGGTCTTTCTCGCGCACGCCGGCCGCGGCGTCACCACGGCGGTCGACCTGCACGTGGCGCGCCCGGACGGCACCCGGGTTCCGGTCGAGATCCGCGCTGCGACGACGAGCATGGGCGGGACGCGCGTCGTGCAGAGCATCTGCCGCGACGTCACGGAGCGGCGTCTGGCCGACGCCGAGCTGGCCCGCTCGCGCCGGGCCCTCGAGGAAGAGGCCCGCGTCGCCGGGGCCCTCGCCCGCGTCGGCCAGCAGATGATCTCGTCGCTCGACACGCCGGTGCTGTTCGAGCGGCTGTGCCAGCTCGCCGCCGATCTGCTCGACGGCACCGGCAGCGCGACGCTGCTGCGCGGCGCCGACGGGCAGGGCTGGGGTGCCGTCGCCGTCCACGCGGCGCGCGCGGAGGACCGCGAGCGCCTGCGCCGCACGGCGCGCGGCTTCGCGCTCGACCCGGACCGCTTCGCGATCGTCCGCGACGAGGTGCTGGAGCTGCCCGGCGGCGAGCTGGTCATGGCGATCCACCGCGACGCGGACCTCATCGGCGTGCAGGTGGTGACCCGTCCGCCCGACGGACAGGGGCTCACGCCCGAGCGCGCCCGCATCGCGCGCGGCCTCGCGCACGTCGCCGGCATCGGCCTCGAGAACGCCCGCCTGGTCGCCGAGCTGGAGCAGGCGAGCCGTCTCAAGTCCGAGTTCGTCTCGACCATGTCGCACGAGCTGCGCACGCCGCTCAACGTGATCCTCGGCTACGCCGAGATGGGCCGCGACCGGAGCATCGGCCTCGATCTCGACGACACGTTGTCGCGCATCGAGGCCTCGGGTCGCGACTTGCTCGGGCTCATCGAGAGCACGCTCGAGATCGGCAAGATCGAAGCGGGACGCGATCAGGTGCGCGTCGAGATGGTGCCGCTCCCCGCGTTCTGGGCCCAGCTCGGCGACGGCTGCGGCCGCCTGCCGCGCAAGCCGGGCGTGGCCTTCGACTGGGCGAAGTCCGTTCCCGACGTCGTGCTCCGCACCGATCCGCGCAAGCTCGTCGTCGTGGTCCGCAACCTCGTGGGCAACGCGCTCAAGTTCACCGAGCAGGGCGCGGTGCGGGTGACCCTCGAGGCGACCCCGCAGGGGCTCGCGCTGCGCGTCGCCGATACCGGCATCGGCATCGCGCCCGCCGATCAGCAGGCCGTGTTCGAGATGTTCCGCCAGGTGGACGGCTCGGACACGCGCCGCTTCGGCGGCACGGGGCTCGGCCTCTACATCGTGCGGCGCTTCGTCGAGCAGCTCGGCGGCACCATCGTGGTCGAGAGCGCGCTCGGCGCGGGCACGACGTTCCTCGTCACCCTGCCCGCCGGCGCGGTGCTCGGGCGCGCCGCGGCGGCGTAG